One Actinosynnema pretiosum DNA segment encodes these proteins:
- a CDS encoding STAS domain-containing protein: MGLKVSKHRVDHGEGSFLVAGISGVVDLFTSPKLWTELVVEEIDEGAFLVVLDLERVESLDHHGLGVLAGALAKVRANGGALALAGVGETVLDALELARFDEIIPIADTVEEAIAMASGEEPAP; the protein is encoded by the coding sequence ATGGGCCTGAAGGTGAGCAAGCACCGCGTCGACCACGGCGAGGGCTCGTTCCTCGTCGCCGGGATCTCGGGGGTGGTCGACCTGTTCACCTCCCCGAAGCTCTGGACGGAGCTGGTGGTCGAGGAGATCGACGAGGGCGCGTTCCTCGTCGTGCTGGACCTGGAGCGGGTCGAGTCGCTGGACCACCACGGGCTCGGCGTGCTCGCCGGGGCGCTCGCCAAGGTGCGGGCCAACGGCGGCGCGCTCGCGCTGGCCGGGGTCGGCGAGACCGTGCTGGACGCGCTGGAGCTGGCCCGCTTCGACGAGATCATCCCGATCGCGGACACCGTCGAGGAAGCCATCGCGATGGCCAGCGGCGAGGAGCCCGCGCCCTGA
- a CDS encoding SDR family NAD(P)-dependent oxidoreductase: MTKTGLLADKIALVTGASRGIGAAAARLFTAEGATVVLAARSEDALKALASELPGASYVVTDLGDKKSIDHLVRTVVERHGRLDAAFNNGGTATPPHPLADVTEEDLDRVVQVNFKGVFHAVAAEVKAMAATGGGAIVNTSSVGSLIANPALPAYAAAKRAVNSLTESAAVTYGGAGIRVNAIAPGLTRTEMVDDWESHDPGVIDRIVASTPLGRAATPEEVAEAAAWLLSDRASYVTGAVLPVTGGTGI; the protein is encoded by the coding sequence ATGACCAAGACCGGACTGCTGGCCGACAAGATCGCGCTCGTCACCGGGGCCAGCCGGGGCATCGGCGCCGCCGCCGCCCGCCTGTTCACCGCCGAGGGCGCCACCGTCGTGCTCGCCGCGCGCAGCGAGGACGCGCTCAAGGCCCTCGCCTCGGAACTGCCGGGCGCCTCGTACGTGGTCACCGACCTGGGTGACAAGAAGAGCATCGACCACCTGGTGCGCACGGTCGTCGAGCGGCACGGCAGGCTCGACGCGGCGTTCAACAACGGCGGAACGGCCACCCCGCCGCACCCGCTCGCCGACGTGACCGAGGAGGACCTGGACCGGGTCGTGCAGGTCAACTTCAAGGGCGTGTTCCACGCGGTGGCCGCCGAGGTCAAGGCCATGGCCGCCACCGGCGGCGGGGCGATCGTCAACACCAGCAGCGTCGGCAGCCTGATCGCGAACCCGGCGCTGCCCGCCTACGCGGCGGCCAAGCGGGCGGTGAACAGCCTGACCGAGTCGGCGGCCGTCACCTACGGCGGCGCGGGCATCCGGGTGAACGCCATCGCGCCGGGCCTGACCCGCACCGAGATGGTCGACGACTGGGAGTCGCACGACCCCGGCGTGATCGACCGGATCGTCGCGTCCACCCCGCTCGGCAGGGCCGCCACGCCCGAGGAGGTGGCCGAGGCGGCGGCCTGGCTGCTCAGCGACCGCGCCTCGTACGTGACCGGCGCGGTGCTCCCGGTGACCGGCGGGACCGGCATCTGA
- a CDS encoding helix-turn-helix transcriptional regulator, which produces MDKAELGRFLRSHRERLSPGTVGLPSGGPRRTPGLRREEVAGLAHISTQYYTRLEQARGPRPSRHVLVALGRALRLTDAERDHLHALCGRPAEPPGVSRDVPDRVMDLVERLPDTAVVVLDAKYDVLVWNPLAAALLEDFSARPPRERNMIRRYFLGPDPARRHYGIEDGGEFSRFAAAHLRAVAARYPRDRGVQDLVRELLRGSREFAELWRVAEVSGLHGMTKVVAHPRLGPIPLDCDVLVVPERDQHVVLFTAPPGSPGHDALRLLSVLGLQEVP; this is translated from the coding sequence GTGGACAAGGCTGAGCTGGGCCGCTTCCTGCGGTCGCACCGGGAGCGGCTGTCACCGGGGACCGTGGGACTGCCTTCGGGCGGACCGCGCCGCACCCCCGGTCTGCGGCGCGAGGAGGTGGCGGGGCTGGCGCACATCTCGACCCAGTACTACACGCGGCTGGAACAGGCGCGCGGTCCGCGGCCGTCGCGGCACGTGCTGGTCGCGCTGGGCAGGGCGCTGCGGCTCACCGATGCCGAGCGGGACCACCTGCACGCGCTGTGCGGGCGGCCCGCGGAACCACCGGGCGTGTCCCGTGATGTCCCCGACCGGGTGATGGACCTGGTGGAGCGGCTGCCGGACACCGCCGTGGTGGTGCTGGACGCGAAGTACGACGTGCTGGTGTGGAACCCGCTGGCGGCGGCGCTGCTGGAGGACTTCTCGGCGCGACCCCCTCGGGAGCGCAACATGATCCGCCGGTACTTCCTGGGCCCGGACCCGGCGCGCAGGCACTACGGGATCGAGGACGGCGGCGAGTTCAGCCGGTTCGCGGCGGCGCACCTGCGGGCGGTGGCCGCCCGCTACCCGCGCGACCGGGGCGTGCAGGACCTGGTGCGGGAGCTGCTGCGGGGCAGCCGCGAGTTCGCGGAGCTGTGGCGGGTGGCCGAGGTGTCGGGCCTGCACGGCATGACGAAGGTCGTGGCGCACCCCCGGCTCGGCCCGATCCCGCTGGACTGCGACGTGCTGGTGGTTCCGGAGCGGGACCAGCACGTGGTGCTGTTCACCGCCCCGCCCGGTTCGCCGGGGCACGACGCGCTGCGGCTGCTGTCGGTGCTCGGTCTGCAGGAGGTGCCCTGA
- a CDS encoding exonuclease domain-containing protein — MGYAVVDVETTGFRRSDRVVEVAVVQLDRDRRVTGEWCTLLNPGRDLGPQHVHRIRAADVWGAPTFALAAGALARRLAGRVLVAHNLAFDARFLAAEFGRVGVDADFDGLCTMRLSGGRRSLRDCCADAGVPLLDAHSALADARAAAALFARLPEVPGAGALDLPPLGADVPEVRRGAADLAGGVLAGAGPGPAGAVPAGGVPANGPSSGGLSAGGLSTGAAPWSGALAGATRPVELSGGTRAGGTRSGEVPAGGDPAGGALGGPAASGSASGVAAAGIPVACGPAVGGAAAGGAGAARRLARGDLVVFTGQMDDARDVWVDRALGAGLRVNSGYVTRATALLVAADPFSLSTKARRARAYGVPIVSEGAFAALLAALAGGLPDESLGKIS; from the coding sequence GTGGGTTACGCGGTGGTCGACGTGGAGACGACCGGGTTCCGGCGGTCCGACCGGGTGGTCGAGGTGGCCGTCGTGCAGCTGGACCGGGACCGGCGGGTCACCGGGGAGTGGTGCACGCTGCTGAACCCCGGCCGGGATCTCGGTCCGCAGCACGTGCACCGGATCAGGGCAGCCGACGTGTGGGGCGCGCCGACGTTCGCGCTGGCGGCGGGGGCGCTGGCGCGGCGGTTGGCGGGCCGGGTGCTGGTGGCGCACAACCTGGCGTTCGACGCGCGCTTCCTGGCCGCCGAGTTCGGCCGGGTCGGGGTGGACGCGGACTTCGACGGGCTGTGCACGATGCGGCTGTCGGGCGGGCGGCGGTCGCTGCGGGACTGCTGCGCCGACGCCGGGGTGCCGCTGCTGGACGCGCACTCGGCGCTGGCCGACGCGCGCGCGGCGGCGGCGCTGTTCGCCCGGCTGCCCGAGGTCCCCGGCGCGGGCGCGCTGGACCTGCCGCCGCTGGGCGCGGACGTGCCCGAGGTGCGGCGGGGCGCCGCCGACCTGGCGGGCGGGGTGCTGGCCGGGGCGGGCCCCGGACCGGCGGGAGCGGTGCCGGCGGGCGGAGTTCCCGCGAACGGGCCGTCGTCGGGCGGGTTGTCGGCGGGTGGGCTCTCGACGGGCGCCGCCCCGTGGTCGGGCGCGCTGGCCGGTGCGACGCGGCCGGTCGAGTTGTCCGGCGGAACTCGGGCCGGTGGGACGCGGTCGGGCGAAGTCCCGGCAGGCGGGGATCCGGCAGGCGGGGCGCTCGGCGGTCCGGCGGCCAGCGGTTCGGCGAGCGGCGTTGCGGCGGCCGGCATTCCGGTTGCCTGCGGTCCGGCGGTCGGTGGCGCGGCGGCCGGTGGCGCGGGGGCGGCAAGGCGGTTGGCGCGGGGCGACCTGGTGGTGTTCACCGGGCAGATGGACGACGCGCGCGACGTCTGGGTGGACCGGGCGCTCGGCGCGGGGCTGCGGGTGAACTCCGGTTACGTCACGCGCGCCACGGCGCTGCTGGTCGCGGCCGACCCGTTCTCCCTGTCCACCAAGGCGAGGCGGGCCCGCGCGTACGGGGTGCCGATCGTGTCCGAGGGCGCGTTCGCCGCGCTGCTCGCCGCGCTCGCGGGCGGGCTCCCCGACGAGTCCCTGGGCAAGATCAGCTGA
- a CDS encoding diguanylate cyclase domain-containing protein translates to MRTRIGHWDELIAQLPVGVLLLDARGAVLAENRVAAELGAAGEARDDSGAPLPSRAELARQVLRSRSTLVLPVVLPRTRVWAEYRPLDERVLVLLRPVQADVPHSAGLVDPLTGLPGRALLLDRLDQALVRARTHGTLATLVLLDVRHLAEVNRAHGFHRGDELLVVLGARLRAGLRADHTVARYGGDEFAVVAEHPNGTGEAVAARVGELAGRAVRVSGARVRPGVRVCWVTSDGAIPVHALVGHAQDRLRGRDRASEN, encoded by the coding sequence ATGCGCACCCGGATCGGTCACTGGGACGAGCTGATCGCGCAGCTCCCCGTGGGCGTGCTGCTCCTGGACGCGCGGGGCGCGGTGCTCGCCGAGAACCGGGTGGCCGCCGAGCTGGGCGCGGCGGGCGAGGCGCGCGACGACTCGGGCGCGCCGCTGCCGTCGCGGGCCGAGCTGGCCAGGCAGGTGCTGCGCAGCCGGTCGACGCTGGTGCTGCCGGTGGTGCTGCCGCGCACGCGGGTGTGGGCCGAGTACCGGCCGCTGGACGAGCGGGTGCTGGTGCTGCTGCGCCCGGTGCAGGCCGACGTGCCGCACAGCGCGGGCCTGGTCGACCCGCTGACCGGGCTGCCCGGCCGGGCGCTGCTGCTGGACCGGCTGGACCAGGCGCTGGTGCGGGCGCGCACGCACGGCACGCTCGCGACGCTGGTGCTGCTGGACGTGCGGCACCTGGCCGAGGTGAACCGGGCGCACGGGTTCCACCGGGGCGACGAGCTGCTGGTGGTGCTGGGCGCGCGGCTGCGGGCCGGCTTGCGCGCGGACCACACGGTGGCCAGGTACGGCGGCGACGAGTTCGCGGTGGTGGCCGAGCACCCGAACGGGACGGGCGAGGCGGTCGCCGCGCGGGTCGGCGAGCTGGCCGGTCGCGCGGTGCGGGTGTCGGGCGCGCGGGTGCGGCCGGGGGTGCGGGTGTGCTGGGTGACCAGCGACGGCGCGATCCCGGTGCACGCGCTGGTCGGGCACGCGCAGGACCGGCTGCGCGGGCGCGACCGGGCCTCGGAGAACTGA
- a CDS encoding beta strand repeat-containing protein: protein MQTWAKRGLQSALVTGGLLMLGTGIASAEERVSPDLAPSMLDSIGQELADVDIEIPVLVEKNAIGVLGDAVELPEIDEKLVVPSLNTMMGKQSNPLVKDSRGIGSDQIIRNNRIVGDLVVPVMVCGNAIGALGDAYVEADCEQEASSTRTTITDGSRDSLAGNVVAIAAAVPTSVTGNAIAGLGNAEANTTASQSAVAGGDITTSGERGSLSGNVVAGQWAVPVQLNNNAVGTIGNALANGSSDVTAEVPGTITTSGADSFGGGNALLAPLAPIAAVNGNAAGVLGNGDVLAENSATATAGSEHTGIFDLPTYAETSGNRGTLAGNILQPQIAGPISADDNAVVVAGNSTATSSASNYSQVGGFTSTTGENGTLSGSIGDLPIGLPAAVGGNGAAVLGNAAADHTNDSTTLVGGNTFTNGDGAVLGSNVVSAPVTVPADLCGTGLSAGGNADGNCNNLVTTEVGGLNASRGNDSVVSGNLVSLPSFVPAESFGNAFSVLGQADGTADEVKGSAVGGEPNTRDDDGTVSSNAVGLPTALGLQMHSMAGGILSNTNATATSDSTFDVGGPAEATGKHGSISGNIGYLPTNNIAQVFGSAVGVGGNHYSNSDNFLTSTVGGDAVSTGEDGAIAGNVASVPLASTLQSFGHSVVVAGNGDVVTTNTADVTTGGDVATNGDNASVSGNGIAPQIGLPAQVFGIAGGVAGNGNTTHTNDTNLVVGGDHETSGLDSAASGMLVTAPISGNPAVHGDAVSVLGLADSVTDSTALTQVGGSTETVGSGSLSAAEVYAPVEAAATVVDVPAQVLGTATTLVSSTHDVETGDEVDGGADAKGINLPSSVDRHMSITSLPLLNNVFMMERSFQGDLPVVGGLAGGLPVVGGLTGGLPVGNLTGGGLPLVGGLTGGLPGISGRSAQGGGLPVVGGLTGGGLPVVGGLTGGGLPVVGGLTGGGLPVVGGLTGGGLPLVGGLTGGQRSSAPTLPTDQLTKATSGLKVNPLEQLGGQKGGSPLGSLLAIPSMFGSL, encoded by the coding sequence ATGCAGACCTGGGCCAAGCGCGGTCTCCAGTCCGCACTTGTCACCGGTGGTTTGCTGATGCTCGGCACGGGCATCGCCTCCGCTGAGGAGCGGGTCAGCCCCGACCTCGCCCCCTCCATGCTCGACAGCATCGGCCAGGAGCTGGCCGACGTCGACATCGAGATCCCCGTCCTCGTCGAGAAGAACGCGATCGGCGTCCTGGGCGACGCGGTCGAGCTGCCCGAGATCGACGAGAAGCTCGTCGTCCCCTCGCTCAACACGATGATGGGCAAGCAGTCCAACCCGCTCGTCAAGGACAGCCGGGGCATCGGCTCCGACCAGATCATCCGCAACAACCGCATCGTCGGCGACCTCGTCGTGCCGGTCATGGTGTGCGGCAACGCGATCGGCGCGCTGGGCGACGCCTACGTCGAGGCCGACTGCGAGCAGGAGGCCAGCAGCACCCGCACGACCATCACCGACGGCTCCCGCGACTCGCTCGCGGGCAACGTCGTCGCCATCGCCGCCGCCGTGCCCACCTCGGTCACCGGCAACGCGATCGCCGGCCTGGGCAACGCCGAGGCCAACACCACCGCGTCGCAGTCCGCCGTCGCGGGCGGCGACATCACCACCTCCGGCGAGCGCGGCTCGCTGTCCGGCAACGTCGTCGCGGGCCAGTGGGCCGTGCCGGTGCAGCTGAACAACAACGCGGTCGGCACGATCGGCAACGCCCTCGCGAACGGCTCGTCCGACGTCACCGCCGAGGTGCCCGGCACCATCACCACGAGCGGCGCGGACAGCTTCGGCGGCGGCAACGCGCTGCTGGCCCCGCTGGCGCCCATCGCGGCCGTGAACGGCAACGCCGCGGGCGTGCTCGGCAACGGCGACGTGCTCGCCGAGAACTCGGCCACCGCCACCGCGGGCAGCGAGCACACCGGCATCTTCGACCTGCCCACCTACGCGGAGACCTCGGGCAACCGGGGCACCCTGGCGGGCAACATCCTCCAGCCGCAGATCGCCGGGCCCATCTCGGCCGACGACAACGCGGTCGTGGTCGCGGGCAACTCCACCGCCACCTCCTCGGCGTCCAACTACTCGCAGGTCGGCGGCTTCACCAGCACGACCGGCGAGAACGGCACGCTGTCCGGCAGCATCGGCGACCTGCCGATCGGCCTGCCCGCCGCGGTCGGCGGCAACGGCGCGGCGGTCCTCGGCAACGCGGCGGCCGACCACACCAACGACTCCACGACGCTGGTGGGCGGCAACACCTTCACCAACGGCGACGGCGCCGTGCTCGGCTCCAACGTGGTCTCCGCCCCGGTGACCGTCCCCGCCGACCTGTGCGGCACCGGCCTCTCGGCGGGCGGCAACGCCGACGGCAACTGCAACAACCTCGTCACCACCGAGGTCGGCGGCCTCAACGCCAGCCGGGGCAACGACAGCGTCGTGTCCGGCAACCTGGTGTCGCTGCCCTCGTTCGTGCCCGCCGAGTCCTTCGGCAACGCGTTCTCCGTGCTGGGCCAGGCCGACGGCACGGCCGACGAGGTCAAGGGCTCCGCGGTCGGCGGCGAGCCGAACACCCGCGACGACGACGGCACGGTGTCCAGCAACGCGGTCGGCCTGCCCACCGCGCTCGGCCTGCAGATGCACAGCATGGCCGGCGGCATCCTGAGCAACACCAACGCCACCGCCACCAGCGACAGCACCTTCGACGTCGGCGGCCCCGCCGAGGCGACCGGCAAGCACGGCTCGATCTCCGGCAACATCGGCTACCTGCCGACCAACAACATCGCGCAGGTCTTCGGGTCCGCGGTGGGCGTCGGCGGCAACCACTACAGCAACAGCGACAACTTCCTCACCTCCACGGTCGGCGGCGACGCCGTCTCCACCGGTGAGGACGGCGCGATCGCGGGCAACGTCGCCTCGGTCCCGCTGGCGTCCACGCTCCAGTCCTTCGGCCACTCGGTCGTGGTCGCGGGCAACGGCGACGTCGTCACCACCAACACCGCCGACGTCACCACCGGCGGCGACGTCGCCACCAACGGCGACAACGCCTCGGTGTCCGGCAACGGCATCGCCCCGCAGATCGGCCTGCCCGCGCAGGTGTTCGGCATCGCCGGCGGCGTCGCGGGCAACGGCAACACCACCCACACCAACGACACCAACCTCGTCGTCGGCGGCGACCACGAGACCTCGGGCCTGGACTCGGCCGCGTCCGGGATGCTGGTGACCGCGCCGATCTCCGGCAACCCGGCCGTGCACGGCGACGCCGTGTCGGTGCTGGGCCTGGCCGACAGCGTCACCGACTCCACCGCCCTGACCCAGGTCGGCGGCAGCACCGAGACGGTGGGCTCCGGCTCGCTGTCCGCCGCCGAGGTGTACGCGCCGGTCGAGGCCGCCGCGACCGTGGTGGACGTGCCCGCGCAGGTCCTCGGCACCGCCACCACGCTGGTGTCCAGCACGCACGACGTCGAGACCGGCGACGAGGTCGACGGCGGGGCCGACGCCAAGGGCATCAACCTGCCCAGCTCGGTCGACCGCCACATGTCGATCACGAGCCTGCCGCTGCTGAACAACGTCTTCATGATGGAGCGCTCGTTCCAGGGCGACCTGCCGGTCGTGGGTGGCCTCGCGGGCGGTCTGCCCGTGGTCGGCGGCCTGACCGGCGGCCTCCCCGTGGGCAACCTGACCGGTGGCGGCCTGCCGCTGGTCGGCGGCCTGACCGGTGGTCTGCCCGGCATCAGCGGGCGCAGCGCCCAGGGCGGCGGCCTGCCGGTCGTCGGTGGCCTGACCGGTGGCGGCCTGCCGGTGGTCGGCGGTCTGACCGGTGGCGGGCTGCCCGTCGTCGGTGGCCTGACCGGTGGCGGCCTGCCGGTGGTCGGTGGCCTGACCGGCGGCGGCCTGCCCTTGGTGGGCGGCCTGACCGGTGGCCAGCGCTCCTCGGCCCCGACCCTGCCGACCGACCAGCTGACCAAGGCCACCAGCGGTCTGAAGGTCAACCCGCTGGAGCAGCTCGGCGGCCAGAAGGGCGGCTCGCCGCTCGGCTCGCTGCTGGCGATCCCGTCGATGTTCGGCTCGCTCTGA